One part of the Paraglaciecola sp. L3A3 genome encodes these proteins:
- a CDS encoding aldo/keto reductase: MNIMKHNFEKRQIGNTKLQVSTLGFGAASMGNLYQAVANSEAQATLTAAINAGINLFDTAPRYGLGLSERRVGDALRDLPAADYVLSTKVGRILTADRQANTSELRYGFATPMPFDAHYDYTYDGIMRSFEDSLQRLGLAKIDILLVHDIGVDTHGDKDQFYFDQLSSSGYKALDELRSSGLIQAVGLGVNESQVCERAMDIGQFDCFLLAGRYSLLEQDPLHNLLPKCIEHGASIILGGPYNSGILATGVKGDRVPLFNYEPAPKEIIKQVDEIENVCEKYQVTLAAAALQFPLGHPVVSSVIPGLGNERRVKTTLDLFSEDIPNEFWQALQAKGLLDESAPLPS, translated from the coding sequence ATGAATATTATGAAGCACAATTTTGAAAAGCGTCAAATAGGCAACACTAAGTTACAAGTCTCTACTTTAGGATTTGGTGCGGCATCTATGGGAAATCTGTATCAAGCCGTAGCTAATAGCGAAGCTCAAGCCACCCTAACCGCAGCCATTAATGCCGGCATCAATTTGTTTGATACGGCGCCCCGTTATGGACTTGGATTAAGTGAGCGACGTGTAGGTGATGCTTTACGTGACTTGCCCGCAGCAGACTATGTGTTGTCCACAAAAGTAGGACGTATTTTAACAGCAGATCGTCAAGCCAATACATCAGAGCTTAGATATGGTTTTGCTACACCTATGCCCTTTGATGCCCATTATGATTACACCTACGATGGCATAATGCGCTCATTTGAAGACAGTTTGCAACGTTTGGGTTTAGCTAAAATAGATATTTTGTTGGTACATGATATAGGTGTCGATACACACGGCGATAAAGACCAGTTTTATTTTGATCAGCTTTCTTCAAGTGGCTATAAAGCATTAGATGAACTTAGATCGTCAGGACTAATACAAGCAGTGGGTTTAGGTGTGAACGAATCTCAAGTATGTGAACGTGCCATGGATATTGGACAATTTGATTGTTTTTTATTGGCTGGACGTTATTCACTACTAGAACAAGATCCATTACATAATTTATTACCTAAATGTATTGAACATGGTGCCTCAATTATTTTAGGCGGGCCTTATAATTCAGGTATTTTAGCCACGGGAGTTAAAGGTGATAGAGTGCCTTTATTCAACTATGAACCCGCTCCTAAAGAGATTATTAAGCAGGTTGATGAAATTGAAAACGTATGTGAAAAGTATCAAGTCACTCTAGCCGCTGCCGCGTTGCAATTTCCTCTAGGACACCCTGTTGTGTCATCTGTAATCCCTGGCCTAGGTAATGAAAGACGGGTCAAAACAACCTTAGATTTATTTTCCGAAGACATTCCAAATGAATTTTGGCAGGCATTACAAGCTAAAGGTTTATTGGACGAAAGTGCCCCTTTGCCTAGTTAG
- a CDS encoding UxaA family hydrolase, translating into MYSKFVLVNKADNVLICCQPVKPGEVVVIENLEYTMTTSIDVGHKIARTAISKQQKVIRYGVPIGSAIIDIKAGEHVHMHNMKSDYIPSHTRHAKAGE; encoded by the coding sequence ATGTATTCAAAATTTGTCTTAGTAAATAAAGCAGATAATGTTTTGATTTGTTGTCAGCCAGTAAAACCTGGCGAAGTAGTCGTTATTGAAAACCTAGAATATACAATGACTACATCAATTGATGTAGGTCATAAAATTGCTAGAACCGCAATAAGCAAGCAACAAAAGGTAATCAGGTATGGGGTTCCAATTGGATCTGCCATCATAGATATTAAAGCTGGCGAACATGTTCATATGCATAATATGAAAAGTGACTATATACCTAGTCACACCAGACACGCCAAGGCTGGAGAATAA
- a CDS encoding DUF2750 domain-containing protein, with translation MTDNKIPSADFMAQVKTTQTLWALQDKASEGWVVLDSINFENADVMPVWSSMVLAKKHCVDEWQDYVPMAISLSDWLEYWVEDLAEDNVLIGVEWLDAGEYLELELAEFSQMLAKLEAL, from the coding sequence ATGACAGATAATAAAATTCCATCAGCCGATTTTATGGCACAAGTAAAAACTACCCAAACATTATGGGCACTACAAGATAAGGCCAGTGAAGGCTGGGTAGTACTTGATTCTATTAACTTTGAAAATGCCGATGTTATGCCGGTATGGTCTAGCATGGTATTAGCTAAAAAGCATTGTGTTGACGAATGGCAAGACTATGTACCAATGGCCATCAGCCTTTCTGATTGGTTAGAATATTGGGTTGAGGACTTAGCCGAAGACAATGTGTTAATTGGTGTAGAATGGTTAGATGCCGGTGAATATTTAGAGCTAGAGTTGGCTGAATTTAGTCAGATGTTAGCTAAATTAGAAGCCTTGTAA
- a CDS encoding fumarylacetoacetate hydrolase family protein, producing MKLLRYGPLGQEKPGIIDNDGNIRCLSSIVADINGETLLTQLDKIKTIDINSLPVVEGNVRYGACVGNVGKFLCVGLNYADHAAESGMPIPAEPEIFTKATSAVCGPNDDIVQPKNSDKLDWEVELAIVIGKHTSYVTEEEAKDHIAGYCVCNDVSERTFQLEKGNQWDKGKGCDTFGPIGPWLVTCDEVSDPENLSMWLEVNGKRFQNGNTNTMVFKPAFIVSYLSQFMSLQPGDVISTGTPPGVGLGQKPPVYLNPGDKIALSIEGLGTQNQTVVEYTK from the coding sequence ATGAAACTTTTACGTTATGGACCTTTAGGTCAAGAAAAACCAGGCATAATCGATAACGATGGTAATATACGTTGCCTTTCAAGCATAGTGGCAGACATTAATGGCGAAACCTTATTAACTCAATTAGATAAAATTAAAACAATTGATATTAATAGCTTACCGGTTGTTGAAGGTAATGTTAGATACGGCGCATGTGTCGGCAATGTAGGAAAATTTCTTTGTGTAGGCCTTAACTATGCAGATCACGCGGCAGAATCGGGCATGCCTATTCCTGCAGAACCAGAAATTTTTACTAAAGCAACAAGTGCTGTTTGTGGACCTAACGACGACATCGTGCAACCTAAAAACAGTGACAAACTTGATTGGGAAGTAGAATTGGCCATTGTTATTGGTAAACACACTTCTTATGTGACTGAGGAAGAAGCAAAGGATCATATCGCTGGCTATTGTGTGTGTAACGATGTATCAGAACGTACATTCCAACTTGAAAAAGGTAACCAATGGGACAAAGGAAAAGGCTGTGATACTTTCGGTCCAATCGGCCCATGGTTAGTCACCTGTGACGAAGTAAGTGATCCAGAAAACTTGTCAATGTGGTTAGAAGTGAACGGTAAAAGGTTCCAAAACGGAAATACCAATACTATGGTATTTAAACCTGCCTTTATCGTTAGCTACTTAAGCCAATTCATGAGCTTACAACCAGGCGATGTGATTTCAACTGGTACCCCCCCAGGTGTGGGACTTGGCCAAAAACCACCAGTATACTTAAACCCTGGAGATAAAATAGCCTTAAGCATTGAAGGCCTTGGAACTCAAAATCAGACCGTAGTTGAATATACAAAATAG
- a CDS encoding SGNH/GDSL hydrolase family protein: MFKCLFIMTLSLLFLLGCSAQPYQAETGSEVEINATGKWSPIVEDNLPNVLILGDSISIGYTLKVRELLTGQANVFRPNINNGQKAENCQGTEFGVGQITRWIGDKKWDVIHFNWGLHDLKHVQPDSRKNSNNFNHPRQAEPQIYRTNLVKIVEQLQTTGAKLVFATTTPYPDGVKPARAPIDALVYNDIALQLMIEKGIQINDLYALSENKLEQIQLPKNVHFNEQGRKLQAAQVAKVIQPLL; encoded by the coding sequence ATGTTTAAATGTCTTTTCATTATGACCCTTAGTTTACTGTTTTTACTGGGATGTAGTGCACAACCGTATCAAGCTGAAACGGGCTCTGAAGTGGAGATAAACGCCACAGGAAAATGGTCACCTATAGTTGAAGATAATTTACCTAATGTGTTAATTCTAGGAGATTCAATTTCAATAGGTTATACCCTTAAAGTGAGAGAATTACTAACAGGACAAGCTAATGTGTTTCGCCCTAATATTAACAATGGGCAAAAAGCTGAAAATTGCCAGGGCACTGAGTTTGGAGTGGGTCAAATTACTCGCTGGATTGGCGATAAAAAATGGGATGTTATCCATTTTAATTGGGGATTACATGATCTAAAACATGTGCAACCAGACTCAAGAAAAAATTCCAATAATTTTAATCATCCTCGTCAAGCTGAACCACAAATTTATCGTACAAATTTAGTTAAAATTGTTGAACAGTTGCAAACTACGGGGGCTAAATTAGTATTTGCTACTACTACCCCATATCCGGATGGTGTTAAACCAGCTCGCGCACCTATAGATGCGCTCGTTTATAACGATATAGCGCTACAACTTATGATTGAAAAAGGAATTCAAATAAATGATTTGTATGCCTTGTCAGAAAATAAATTAGAGCAAATCCAATTACCCAAAAATGTACATTTTAATGAACAAGGGCGTAAGTTACAGGCTGCTCAAGTGGCAAAAGTGATTCAACCCCTATTGTGA
- a CDS encoding SDR family NAD(P)-dependent oxidoreductase, which translates to MTSNKKKVALVTGGGSGIGQSICLRLAQKDLKIIVVDLDINAATETVNLISAQGGLAEAYKLDIANHKDVTLLFKNIIEENAIDILVNNAGIAHIGNIENTSEADLDRLYNVNVKGVYNCVSACIEAMKQQKSGVIINMASIASSVGITDRFAYSMSKGAVLTMTYSVARDYIADGIRCNCISPGRVHTPFVDNFLDNNYPDNRDEMFEKLSKSQPIGRMGQPQEIAALVEYLCSDEASFITGSNFPIDGGFVTLNN; encoded by the coding sequence ATGACAAGTAACAAAAAGAAAGTAGCATTAGTAACAGGTGGTGGCAGTGGTATTGGTCAAAGTATCTGTTTACGTCTTGCACAAAAAGATTTAAAGATTATTGTGGTTGACCTAGACATTAATGCAGCCACAGAAACAGTCAACCTTATCAGTGCGCAAGGTGGTTTAGCAGAAGCTTATAAGTTAGATATTGCCAACCATAAAGACGTTACGTTATTGTTCAAAAATATTATCGAAGAAAATGCTATCGACATACTTGTTAATAATGCAGGTATTGCACACATAGGTAACATAGAAAATACCAGTGAAGCAGATTTAGATCGTCTATATAACGTAAATGTTAAAGGTGTATATAATTGTGTTTCGGCTTGTATCGAAGCCATGAAACAACAAAAAAGTGGGGTGATTATCAACATGGCCTCAATTGCTTCTTCGGTAGGTATTACTGATAGGTTTGCTTACTCTATGAGTAAAGGGGCTGTGTTAACTATGACTTATTCTGTCGCGCGAGATTATATTGCTGACGGTATTCGTTGTAACTGTATTTCTCCAGGCCGCGTGCACACGCCATTTGTCGACAACTTTTTAGATAATAATTACCCTGACAATCGCGATGAAATGTTCGAAAAATTATCTAAAAGTCAGCCAATAGGCCGTATGGGACAGCCCCAAGAAATTGCCGCTTTAGTGGAATATTTATGCTCTGACGAGGCTTCATTTATCACGGGTAGTAACTTCCCGATTGATGGTGGCTTTGTTACTCTAAATAACTAA
- a CDS encoding UxaA family hydrolase, with product MQGYLRKDGKKGIRNTVVVAYLVECAHHVARNIVSKIDHEDVQLIGFPGCYPNEYSLHMMETLCTHANVGGVVLVSLGCEGFNREQLAATITSSGRPVETLVIQKCGGTKTTIEAGIEKANAIFDEIQSTPRVEMPVEDLVIGTICGGSDGTSGISANPAVGVCFDKLIAANATCIFEETGELIGCEHIMAHRAETPEIAEQLITCVEKAEKYYTKMGYGSFAPGNAEGGLTTQEEKSMGAYAKSGASNINGIIKPGEVPYKKGLFLMDVVPDGEPKFGFPNIADNQEIVEMIASGAHIVLFTTGRGSVVGSAISPVIKICANPETYRNLSEDMDVNAGAVIEGNATVDQVGEEIYQQILKVANGAPSKSEELGHKEFLLTYKTFENLGPSCLR from the coding sequence ATGCAAGGTTATTTAAGGAAGGACGGCAAGAAAGGCATTAGAAACACTGTAGTTGTCGCGTATTTGGTTGAATGTGCCCATCATGTGGCAAGAAATATCGTGTCAAAAATAGACCATGAAGATGTACAGCTAATTGGTTTTCCAGGTTGTTACCCTAATGAATATTCGCTACATATGATGGAAACACTTTGTACTCATGCCAATGTAGGTGGTGTGGTACTTGTTTCATTAGGTTGCGAAGGATTTAATAGGGAGCAACTTGCAGCAACAATAACAAGTAGTGGCCGCCCTGTTGAAACATTGGTTATCCAAAAATGTGGTGGCACAAAAACCACCATTGAAGCCGGTATTGAAAAAGCCAATGCAATATTTGATGAGATCCAATCGACCCCTAGAGTAGAAATGCCGGTAGAAGATCTGGTAATTGGTACCATATGTGGCGGTTCAGATGGAACCAGTGGGATCAGCGCCAACCCTGCCGTAGGTGTTTGTTTTGATAAATTAATAGCAGCTAATGCAACTTGTATCTTTGAAGAAACAGGTGAATTAATTGGTTGTGAACACATTATGGCTCACCGAGCAGAAACCCCAGAAATTGCCGAACAACTCATTACATGTGTTGAAAAAGCAGAAAAGTATTATACCAAAATGGGTTATGGCAGTTTTGCTCCAGGTAATGCTGAAGGTGGACTGACTACTCAAGAAGAAAAATCTATGGGGGCTTACGCTAAGTCAGGCGCTTCCAATATAAACGGCATCATTAAACCAGGTGAAGTACCCTATAAAAAAGGCTTGTTTTTAATGGATGTAGTACCTGACGGCGAACCAAAATTTGGTTTTCCTAACATAGCCGACAATCAAGAAATTGTAGAAATGATCGCTTCCGGAGCTCATATAGTGTTATTTACTACAGGTAGAGGATCGGTGGTTGGCTCAGCTATTTCTCCGGTAATAAAAATTTGTGCAAATCCAGAAACTTATAGAAACCTAAGTGAAGATATGGATGTTAATGCCGGAGCTGTTATCGAAGGAAATGCCACAGTCGATCAAGTGGGAGAAGAAATTTATCAGCAAATATTAAAGGTTGCGAATGGTGCTCCGTCTAAATCTGAAGAATTAGGCCATAAAGAATTCCTTTTAACCTATAAAACTTTTGAAAATCTCGGGCCTTCGTGTCTCCGATAA